A genome region from Clostridium sp. JN-9 includes the following:
- a CDS encoding SDR family oxidoreductase — protein MSSLSGKCAIVTGASRGIGRSIALKLAEEGAYIVINYNSDVQSAEETLNIIKKNHGYGEIYKADVSNYNQVQGMIKFAIDTYGKVDILVNNAGISKVGLFLDFNEKQWDSLINVNIKGVFNCCHAVIPNMIHNKKGVIINMSSMWGNSGASCEAVYSATKGAVNSFTKALAKELGPSNIRVNAISPGVINTRMNKWLTEEEKSDLLDSIPLMKFGEACDVANLAAFLAQDDSGYITGQIITIDGGFI, from the coding sequence ATGAGTAGTTTAAGCGGGAAATGTGCTATTGTAACAGGAGCATCAAGGGGCATAGGCAGAAGCATAGCTTTAAAGCTTGCAGAGGAAGGAGCCTATATAGTAATTAATTATAACAGTGATGTACAGTCTGCAGAGGAAACTTTGAATATAATCAAAAAAAACCACGGTTATGGTGAAATTTACAAAGCAGATGTAAGCAATTATAATCAGGTACAAGGTATGATTAAGTTTGCCATAGATACATATGGGAAGGTGGATATACTTGTAAACAATGCAGGTATTTCAAAGGTAGGCTTATTTTTAGACTTTAATGAGAAGCAGTGGGACAGTCTTATAAATGTGAATATAAAGGGAGTATTTAACTGCTGCCATGCTGTTATTCCAAATATGATACATAATAAAAAGGGAGTTATCATAAACATGTCATCCATGTGGGGAAATTCAGGAGCCTCCTGTGAAGCTGTATATTCAGCTACAAAGGGTGCCGTAAATTCCTTTACAAAAGCTCTTGCCAAGGAGCTGGGGCCATCCAATATAAGAGTTAATGCAATTTCACCAGGAGTCATAAACACAAGAATGAATAAATGGCTTACAGAAGAAGAAAAAAGTGATCTGCTGGATTCCATACCTCTTATGAAATTTGGTGAGGCCTGTGATGTTGCAAACTTAGCAGCATTTTTAGCACAGGATGACTCAGGTTATATAACTGGACAAATTATTACAATAGATGGCGGATTTATATAA
- a CDS encoding replication-associated recombination protein A: MDLFDIQRQKSLKQNAPLAERLKPRKMEEFVGQEHILGPGKLLFRAIKADRITSLILYGPPGTGKTSLAKIIANTTKSNFVQLNAVTCGVKEIREVVLEAKNNLGMYNKKTILFLDEIHRFNKAQQDGLLPYVENGTIVLIGATTENPYFEVNRALISRSMVFELNPLTPEHIGRIIDRAVSDKEQGLGNLNIQLHQDGKDFLCSMANGDARKALNALELAVLTTDRNESTGKIEITLQVLEECVQKKAVNYDKDGDNHYDTASAFIKSMRGSDADAALHYLARMIHGGEDPVFIARRIVIAASEDVGNADPMAIVVANSAAQAVQFIGMPEARIILAQAAVYVACAPKSNASYIGIDEALNDIDNADIGTVPMHLRDKHYSGAQNLQHGDGYIYPHDYKNHYVKQQYLPDTLKEKTYYRPSDNGYEAKIKQWLKKIKG; this comes from the coding sequence GTGGACTTATTTGATATACAAAGACAAAAATCCTTAAAACAAAATGCTCCATTAGCTGAAAGACTTAAACCAAGGAAAATGGAGGAGTTTGTTGGGCAGGAGCATATACTGGGACCTGGTAAATTACTGTTTAGGGCAATAAAAGCAGACAGAATTACATCTTTGATTTTATATGGACCTCCTGGAACGGGGAAAACCAGTCTGGCTAAAATAATTGCCAATACCACTAAATCTAATTTTGTACAGTTAAATGCAGTGACCTGCGGAGTCAAAGAAATTAGAGAAGTGGTTTTGGAAGCTAAGAATAACCTGGGAATGTATAATAAAAAGACAATTCTTTTTTTAGATGAGATTCACAGATTTAACAAAGCCCAGCAGGATGGGCTTCTTCCATATGTTGAAAACGGAACCATTGTATTAATAGGCGCAACTACGGAAAATCCATATTTTGAAGTGAACAGGGCGCTTATTTCAAGATCCATGGTTTTTGAGCTTAATCCGCTTACACCTGAGCATATAGGCAGAATAATAGACAGAGCTGTAAGTGATAAGGAGCAGGGCCTTGGAAATCTGAATATACAATTGCACCAGGATGGAAAAGATTTTTTATGCAGTATGGCAAATGGAGATGCAAGAAAGGCTTTGAACGCTTTGGAGCTGGCAGTACTCACCACAGATAGAAATGAAAGTACTGGTAAAATAGAAATTACACTTCAGGTTTTAGAGGAATGTGTTCAAAAAAAGGCTGTGAACTATGATAAGGACGGGGATAACCATTATGATACTGCTTCTGCCTTTATAAAAAGCATGAGAGGATCTGATGCAGATGCAGCACTGCATTATCTTGCCAGAATGATTCATGGCGGGGAGGACCCTGTGTTTATAGCAAGAAGAATAGTTATTGCAGCTTCAGAAGACGTTGGCAATGCAGACCCAATGGCAATTGTAGTTGCAAACAGTGCAGCACAGGCTGTTCAATTTATTGGAATGCCAGAGGCTAGGATTATTTTGGCTCAGGCTGCAGTTTATGTGGCTTGTGCACCAAAAAGTAATGCTTCTTATATTGGTATAGATGAGGCCCTTAATGATATTGATAACGCTGATATAGGAACTGTGCCAATGCATTTAAGGGATAAGCATTATAGTGGTGCACAGAATCTGCAGCATGGAGATGGATATATTTATCCTCATGATTATAAAAATCACTATGTAAAGCAGCAGTATCTTCCTGATACATTAAAGGAGAAAACTTATTATAGGCCAAGTGACAATGGCTATGAGGCTAAAATAAAGCAGTGGCTTAAAAAAATAAAAGGGTGA
- a CDS encoding GGDEF domain-containing protein has protein sequence MGGIMGYDENDKETLINLLKTKDNIISELKNKIDELTYFADFDCMTGVYNRRYGLKLLHNFIETSRHEEKIHTTVSFIDVDKLKRVNDNYGHDEGDKLLIVISDVLKKSVRKDDIVFRLGGDEFIIIFPHTSLKQAKKIEKRIWDNIEEVNNSNKFKFKLQISSGFCEFSSSDANSIEELIKKADSNMYKQKNERAFL, from the coding sequence ATGGGTGGTATTATGGGTTACGATGAAAATGATAAAGAGACTTTAATTAATTTATTAAAAACTAAAGATAATATTATTAGTGAGCTAAAGAATAAAATAGATGAACTCACATATTTTGCTGATTTTGATTGCATGACAGGAGTATACAACAGGAGATATGGCTTGAAATTGCTACACAATTTTATTGAAACATCCAGGCATGAGGAAAAAATTCATACTACTGTAAGCTTTATTGATGTGGACAAGCTTAAAAGGGTAAACGATAACTATGGACATGATGAGGGTGACAAACTGCTTATTGTAATCAGTGATGTTCTTAAAAAGAGTGTGAGAAAAGATGACATTGTTTTCAGGCTGGGAGGGGACGAATTTATTATTATTTTCCCTCATACTTCATTAAAACAGGCTAAGAAAATTGAGAAGAGAATATGGGATAATATTGAAGAAGTTAACAATAGCAATAAGTTTAAATTCAAGCTGCAGATAAGCAGCGGCTTCTGTGAATTCAGCAGCAGCGATGCTAATTCTATAGAAGAGTTAATAAAAAAGGCTGACAGCAATATGTACAAGCAAAAAAATGAAAGGGCGTTCCTATAA
- a CDS encoding HNH endonuclease signature motif containing protein codes for MLKCEVCGKAADKHHIVYRSQGGVDYELNFKYLCSEHHRGKNGPHKDRNLDLQYKLELQSKLKQLLNNEYYSIDELVQILKINKGMMKKLLKNFKLYKEGYKSKDVIFRLMGCKEYSEEMQYEFCDFIANF; via the coding sequence TTGCTAAAGTGTGAAGTTTGTGGAAAGGCAGCAGATAAGCATCATATAGTTTATAGAAGTCAGGGTGGAGTTGACTATGAGCTGAATTTTAAATATTTATGCTCAGAGCATCACAGAGGAAAAAACGGGCCTCACAAAGACAGAAACCTGGATTTACAATATAAATTAGAATTGCAGTCAAAGCTTAAGCAGCTTCTAAATAATGAATATTATTCTATTGATGAATTAGTACAGATTTTAAAGATTAATAAGGGCATGATGAAAAAACTACTAAAGAATTTCAAATTATATAAAGAAGGCTATAAATCCAAAGATGTTATATTCAGATTGATGGGATGCAAGGAATACAGTGAGGAAATGCAATATGAATTTTGTGATTTCATAGCCAATTTTTAA
- a CDS encoding phosphatidylglycerol lysyltransferase domain-containing protein: protein MIKFQKLQLGDKALFEKFLKPYNFKTCEYSFTNLFIWREACSIEYALMDNCLIIKKKDFNGKEHFMQPLGYTKDNLECIINSLKEYRSEHDMMYLFKDTEEDFVQELKTLKNMDFQITEDRDNFDYVYSSEKLISLSGKILHKKKNHYNYFVKNYEYETEALTKDLVPACIEASKRWCRIKHCTGYLLYELQAIEEILKNGSKLDFEGMVVLVDDVIQGFTIGEKMNDEMAIIHIEKANPEINGLYNFINRTFVQNYYSDVPLINREQDLGLDGLRQAKESYQPLKLEKKFIVS from the coding sequence ATGATTAAATTTCAAAAACTACAGCTAGGTGATAAGGCATTATTTGAAAAATTTTTAAAACCTTATAATTTTAAAACCTGTGAATATTCATTTACTAATTTATTTATCTGGAGGGAAGCCTGTTCCATTGAGTATGCATTAATGGACAATTGTTTAATAATAAAAAAGAAGGATTTCAATGGTAAAGAACATTTTATGCAGCCATTAGGTTATACAAAGGATAATCTGGAGTGTATCATAAATTCCCTAAAGGAGTATAGATCAGAACATGATATGATGTATTTATTTAAAGATACTGAAGAAGATTTTGTTCAGGAACTTAAAACCCTTAAAAATATGGATTTTCAAATTACTGAGGACAGAGATAATTTTGATTATGTATACAGCAGTGAAAAGCTTATTAGTTTATCAGGTAAGATTCTTCACAAGAAAAAGAATCATTATAATTACTTTGTAAAAAACTATGAATATGAAACAGAGGCTCTCACTAAGGATTTAGTTCCTGCATGCATAGAAGCCTCTAAAAGATGGTGCAGAATTAAACACTGCACAGGATATCTTCTTTATGAGCTGCAGGCTATTGAAGAAATATTAAAAAATGGCTCAAAACTTGATTTTGAAGGCATGGTAGTGCTGGTGGATGATGTTATCCAGGGCTTTACCATTGGAGAAAAAATGAATGACGAAATGGCCATTATCCATATAGAAAAGGCAAATCCTGAAATAAATGGCTTGTATAACTTTATAAACAGAACTTTTGTGCAGAATTACTACAGTGATGTTCCTTTAATTAACAGGGAACAGGACTTAGGACTGGATGGACTAAGGCAGGCAAAGGAAAGTTATCAGCCTTTAAAATTAGAAAAAAAGTTTATAGTATCTTAA
- a CDS encoding response regulator: protein MSVLILDDKAYVRYRIRDLLESKRIEAFDTANSIDFFNILAEKKDEIEVIILEVGLNKEDGFEIIKKIKSKDINIPIMIVTSLNTRNDFIKGIKAGAVEYILKPFDNKFFLERVESLITRYKPAEKKEEKVEEKPKPKTNNIKTVMEKMPSDFNNYLEKQIEIAKAQNTEVSVFMLNLARTGTGRAKVELKETYFLLSDHLFVKLKSLFDKDQLFVKYGIFSFLGVLPNFNESQTRFLLNSMQKEFNMLKARDSKYANYKLNVAFVSFPHDGQTNIEIINNLVLKMKSI, encoded by the coding sequence ATGAGCGTATTAATTTTAGATGATAAGGCCTATGTAAGATATAGAATAAGAGATCTACTGGAAAGTAAACGTATTGAAGCTTTTGATACTGCAAATTCCATTGATTTTTTTAATATTCTTGCAGAAAAAAAAGATGAAATTGAAGTAATAATATTGGAAGTTGGATTGAACAAAGAAGATGGATTTGAAATAATTAAAAAAATAAAAAGTAAAGACATCAATATTCCAATAATGATAGTTACTTCACTTAATACCAGAAATGATTTTATAAAAGGTATTAAAGCTGGTGCTGTAGAATATATTTTGAAGCCCTTTGACAATAAGTTTTTTCTTGAAAGGGTAGAAAGTTTAATTACAAGATACAAACCAGCAGAAAAGAAAGAAGAAAAGGTGGAGGAAAAACCTAAACCTAAGACAAATAATATTAAGACAGTAATGGAAAAAATGCCATCTGATTTTAATAATTATCTGGAAAAACAAATTGAAATTGCAAAGGCACAGAATACGGAAGTTTCGGTATTTATGCTGAATTTGGCAAGGACAGGTACAGGAAGAGCAAAGGTTGAATTAAAAGAAACTTATTTTTTATTATCTGATCACCTGTTTGTCAAACTTAAAAGTTTATTTGATAAAGATCAGCTATTTGTTAAATATGGTATTTTCAGTTTTCTTGGAGTACTGCCTAATTTCAATGAAAGTCAGACCAGGTTTTTGTTAAACTCCATGCAAAAGGAATTTAATATGCTGAAAGCCCGTGACAGCAAGTATGCAAATTATAAACTAAATGTGGCTTTTGTCTCATTTCCACATGATGGACAAACTAATATTGAAATTATTAATAATCTTGTTTTAAAAATGAAATCAATCTAA
- the trmB gene encoding tRNA (guanosine(46)-N7)-methyltransferase TrmB: MRLRKKWWARPELDASKLVINRAEDYKGKWNEIFNNNNDIYLELGCGRGKFITENALNNHDINFIGIDLKDEVIIYALKKLQQAETENVRLVTMNIAQIAEIFDENEISRIYINFCNPWPKLRHNKRRLTHSKFLTEYKKFIKPNTEIWFKTDDAGLFMDSQEYFKESGFKIQYITYDLHNSGFKENIETEYEEKFQSMGMKTMFLIAKLNS; the protein is encoded by the coding sequence GTGAGGCTTAGAAAAAAGTGGTGGGCAAGACCAGAGCTTGATGCAAGTAAGCTGGTTATAAACAGGGCTGAGGATTATAAAGGAAAATGGAATGAAATTTTTAATAACAATAATGATATTTATCTGGAATTAGGCTGCGGAAGAGGAAAGTTCATAACAGAAAATGCTTTAAATAATCATGATATAAATTTTATAGGAATTGATTTAAAGGATGAAGTAATAATATATGCCTTAAAAAAGCTTCAGCAGGCTGAAACTGAAAATGTAAGACTTGTGACTATGAATATAGCACAGATTGCTGAAATATTTGATGAAAATGAAATTTCAAGGATATATATTAATTTCTGCAATCCATGGCCTAAATTAAGGCATAATAAAAGAAGACTTACCCATAGTAAGTTTCTTACAGAATATAAAAAGTTTATTAAACCAAATACTGAAATATGGTTTAAAACAGATGATGCAGGACTATTCATGGATTCACAGGAGTACTTTAAGGAAAGCGGCTTCAAAATTCAGTATATAACATATGATCTGCATAATAGCGGTTTTAAGGAAAACATTGAAACAGAGTATGAAGAAAAGTTCCAAAGCATGGGAATGAAAACAATGTTTTTAATTGCCAAATTAAACAGCTGA
- the tpx gene encoding thiol peroxidase: protein MLGEIIVKVNFNNSPVTLVGNEVKAGDTAPDFTALDKSMQPVKFSSNKGVKILLTVPSLDTPVCDLETRTFNEKATELNNVTIYTISMDLPFAQSRWCGAHGIKNVITLSDFKDRIVGKNYGTYIEELGLLTRAAFVIDSNNKVVYVDYLKEVTNYPNYDEILEAAKKAK from the coding sequence ATGTTAGGAGAGATAATTGTGAAAGTAAATTTTAATAACAGTCCTGTTACTTTAGTTGGAAATGAGGTAAAAGCTGGAGACACAGCTCCAGATTTTACTGCCTTAGATAAATCCATGCAGCCTGTGAAATTCAGCAGCAATAAAGGAGTAAAAATTTTATTAACAGTTCCTTCACTTGATACACCAGTATGCGATCTGGAAACCAGAACATTTAATGAAAAAGCTACTGAATTAAATAATGTTACAATTTACACAATATCAATGGATTTACCTTTTGCTCAATCCAGATGGTGCGGTGCTCATGGTATAAAAAATGTTATAACATTATCAGATTTTAAGGATAGAATAGTTGGTAAAAACTATGGCACATATATTGAAGAGCTTGGATTATTAACAAGAGCAGCATTTGTTATTGACAGTAATAATAAAGTCGTATATGTGGATTATTTAAAAGAAGTTACAAATTATCCAAATTATGATGAAATATTAGAAGCTGCAAAAAAAGCAAAATAA
- a CDS encoding FMN-binding glutamate synthase family protein: MFENLIKSITDENSDKMLEKILTENYDKNLFVLVTAAQKFTLRAIIEASIRGETGKPLSRTYGSPNVQSPWKKIFLNPTQLFKLPTKDTNTIKTDVVIGKNCGRPLNLKMPVIITGMSYGGSLSMKIKEALAAAATNAGTATNTGEAPLNDIERKAAARLIGQYNRYHKLMNPEELSKLDAIEIQLGQGAWGGAVPTQNTNINTDEQMRSIWNLDEGEVPKRESRFNNINNSSDIVNLVNDLKNKYDIPVGIKIAGTHFIEKELDVVIKTNADFITIDGAEGGTAGAPPTLEDDLGLPTLYSISRADKYLTSHNVREKYDIIAAGGLKTPGDFLKAMALGANAVYIGSIAVIAALQSQTTKVTPFETTSQLFLYGADHADDFNVEKGTATLTNFLNSCNEEMKLALTAMGKQSITDLKLQDLVAVDKQLAEALGIGYAGEPGY, from the coding sequence ATGTTTGAAAACCTGATAAAGTCCATTACAGATGAGAATTCTGATAAGATGCTGGAAAAGATATTGACAGAAAACTATGATAAAAATTTATTTGTTTTAGTTACAGCAGCTCAAAAATTTACACTTAGAGCTATAATTGAAGCATCAATTCGAGGGGAAACAGGGAAACCATTGTCAAGAACCTATGGCAGTCCTAATGTACAATCACCCTGGAAGAAAATATTCTTAAATCCAACTCAGCTTTTTAAACTCCCCACAAAGGATACAAACACAATTAAAACAGATGTAGTTATTGGAAAAAACTGCGGCAGACCACTTAATTTAAAAATGCCTGTAATTATAACAGGTATGTCTTATGGGGGATCTTTAAGCATGAAGATTAAAGAAGCTTTAGCTGCTGCTGCAACCAATGCAGGCACTGCAACAAATACAGGTGAGGCACCATTAAATGACATAGAAAGAAAAGCTGCAGCAAGGCTTATAGGTCAGTACAACAGGTATCATAAATTAATGAATCCTGAGGAATTAAGTAAATTAGATGCTATAGAAATACAGCTTGGACAAGGAGCCTGGGGAGGAGCAGTACCTACGCAAAATACCAATATAAACACTGATGAACAGATGAGAAGCATCTGGAATCTGGATGAAGGAGAAGTACCAAAAAGGGAATCAAGATTTAACAACATAAATAATTCATCAGATATTGTTAATCTGGTTAACGATTTAAAAAATAAATATGACATTCCAGTAGGCATAAAGATTGCAGGTACACATTTTATAGAAAAGGAACTGGATGTGGTAATTAAAACTAATGCAGACTTTATAACAATTGATGGAGCAGAAGGAGGAACTGCAGGAGCGCCTCCTACACTGGAGGATGACTTAGGACTTCCAACTCTTTATTCCATATCCAGGGCTGATAAATATTTAACAAGTCATAATGTTAGAGAAAAATACGATATTATAGCTGCTGGAGGACTTAAAACACCTGGTGACTTTTTAAAGGCAATGGCACTTGGCGCAAATGCTGTGTATATAGGCTCTATTGCAGTTATTGCAGCTCTGCAGAGTCAGACAACAAAGGTAACACCATTTGAAACGACTTCACAATTGTTTTTATATGGTGCAGATCATGCTGATGACTTTAATGTTGAAAAGGGAACAGCTACTCTTACTAATTTTTTAAATTCATGTAATGAAGAAATGAAGCTGGCACTTACAGCTATGGGAAAACAAAGTATTACTGATTTGAAGCTTCAGGACCTGGTAGCAGTAGATAAGCAGCTGGCAGAAGCATTAGGCATAGGATATGCAGGAGAACCTGGCTATTAA
- a CDS encoding lysophospholipid acyltransferase family protein has protein sequence MRSIIKYIGFGIYMLLSMFKRSKLEKLKDQGKEEEAKQYLYFKVRDWAKAILKSVGAEVEIKGKENIPKEACLFVSNHQGALDIPIILANSDRTIGFIAKKELLKYKFLSYWCKEMNCVFMDRENIREAVKSIDQGVEYLKNGSSLLIFPEGTRSKGPKVGEFKKGSIKLGLKAGKPIVPVTISGSYLLREANSGWKFKRGKVKLTYGKAIDPTTLDRKQQRELTDKIRETIIENL, from the coding sequence ATGAGATCAATCATTAAATACATAGGTTTCGGAATATATATGCTGCTAAGTATGTTTAAGAGAAGCAAGCTGGAGAAACTTAAAGATCAGGGGAAGGAAGAAGAAGCAAAACAGTATCTGTATTTTAAAGTCAGAGACTGGGCTAAGGCCATTTTAAAAAGTGTTGGAGCTGAAGTTGAGATAAAAGGAAAAGAAAACATTCCTAAGGAAGCATGTTTATTTGTGTCAAATCATCAGGGAGCACTGGATATACCTATAATTCTGGCAAATTCTGATAGGACTATTGGATTTATTGCAAAGAAAGAGCTGTTAAAATATAAATTTCTGTCTTACTGGTGTAAAGAAATGAACTGTGTTTTTATGGATAGAGAGAACATAAGAGAGGCAGTAAAGTCTATAGACCAGGGCGTTGAGTACTTAAAAAACGGCAGCAGTCTTTTAATTTTTCCTGAAGGCACAAGAAGTAAAGGACCTAAAGTTGGAGAATTTAAAAAGGGAAGCATAAAATTAGGATTGAAAGCAGGAAAACCAATAGTCCCAGTTACAATTTCAGGATCATATCTTTTGAGGGAAGCAAATTCGGGCTGGAAGTTTAAAAGGGGAAAAGTTAAGTTAACTTATGGAAAAGCAATTGATCCAACTACTTTGGATAGAAAACAGCAGAGAGAATTAACAGATAAAATCAGAGAGACAATAATAGAAAACCTTTAA
- a CDS encoding YitT family protein: protein MKYYKNVLFIILGSFISAIGINVFIVNANLLSGGVSGISLILQYLLKIPAGYTVLIINIPLLFVSYFKINKRFSFLTLVGTLSISLFLIITSPLKQYIHLNDTLLLCLYGGIINGIGLGIVFSNHGSTGGLDIVSALIKLKREDFNIGTISFAFNLIIVAVGAVFFGLAVALYTLVSMYMTSFVMDKVINGLNRRKMILIITSKESEVSKALMDKLKRGVTFLYGEGAYTGHNKKILYCVVSLAQLPSLKQIVREIDEKSFISILDVSEVEGKGFYSSLF, encoded by the coding sequence ATGAAGTACTATAAAAATGTATTATTTATCATTCTTGGAAGCTTTATATCAGCAATTGGAATTAATGTTTTTATTGTAAATGCTAATTTGCTAAGCGGCGGCGTATCCGGTATTTCCTTGATTCTTCAGTACCTGTTAAAGATACCAGCAGGATATACGGTACTTATTATAAATATTCCACTGCTTTTTGTAAGTTATTTTAAAATTAATAAGCGTTTTTCATTTTTAACCTTAGTAGGTACCTTATCCATATCCTTATTCCTTATAATCACTTCACCATTAAAGCAGTATATCCACTTAAATGATACACTTCTGCTATGCTTATATGGAGGAATAATCAATGGTATAGGCCTTGGAATAGTATTCAGCAATCATGGTTCTACAGGAGGCCTTGATATTGTTTCAGCCTTAATAAAATTAAAACGTGAAGATTTTAATATAGGCACCATTTCATTTGCCTTCAATTTAATAATTGTAGCCGTTGGAGCTGTGTTTTTTGGACTTGCCGTGGCACTTTACACCCTTGTATCCATGTACATGACATCTTTTGTTATGGACAAAGTAATTAATGGTCTTAATAGAAGAAAGATGATTTTAATTATAACAAGTAAAGAAAGTGAGGTAAGCAAGGCTTTAATGGATAAATTAAAAAGAGGTGTTACTTTTCTATATGGAGAAGGCGCCTATACTGGTCATAACAAAAAAATACTTTACTGTGTAGTTTCATTGGCACAGCTGCCTTCACTTAAACAGATAGTACGCGAAATTGATGAAAAATCATTTATTTCCATTTTGGATGTTTCAGAAGTTGAAGGCAAAGGATTCTACTCCAGCTTATTTTAG
- a CDS encoding site-2 protease family protein — translation MIFLTLQAILGKILIIPAILIAFTVHEYAHAYVADRLGDKTPKFQGRLTLNPFAHIDPVGFLMIILVGFGWAKPIETNPSAYKRGYKDDIKVSAAGVIGNLIAAVVFAFVTVLLYKIGLASPYNGSNLQWVVWNIFDGIVQINCMLVIFNLIPIPGLDGFHILRDLYPKAFYKISGFMYQYQLIILIVFVVFFAGYIVRIPTRMLYSAIMHLAVTII, via the coding sequence ATGATTTTTTTGACTCTACAAGCCATATTGGGAAAAATTTTAATAATTCCGGCAATATTAATTGCCTTTACAGTTCATGAATATGCTCATGCTTATGTAGCTGACAGACTGGGAGACAAGACTCCTAAATTTCAGGGAAGACTTACCTTAAACCCCTTTGCACATATAGACCCTGTTGGATTTTTAATGATCATACTGGTTGGATTTGGCTGGGCAAAGCCAATTGAGACAAATCCATCAGCATACAAAAGGGGATATAAGGATGACATAAAGGTGTCAGCAGCAGGAGTTATAGGCAATTTAATTGCAGCTGTAGTATTTGCATTTGTTACAGTTCTGCTTTATAAAATTGGATTAGCTTCACCTTACAATGGCAGTAATTTACAATGGGTAGTTTGGAATATTTTTGACGGCATTGTTCAAATTAACTGTATGCTGGTTATTTTCAATCTTATACCTATACCTGGTCTTGATGGATTCCATATTTTAAGGGATTTGTATCCAAAGGCATTTTATAAAATTTCAGGATTTATGTATCAGTATCAATTAATTATTTTAATAGTATTTGTAGTGTTTTTTGCAGGATATATAGTTAGAATACCTACTAGAATGCTTTATAGTGCTATAATGCATCTGGCAGTTACAATAATATAG
- a CDS encoding transposase, with protein sequence MIKKDLQKSYAGRQPIKIKNVNGLPKTLKVSFSKATIQNCIVHQIRNSFLVLPITIIN encoded by the coding sequence ATGATAAAAAAAGATTTGCAAAAATCCTATGCCGGCAGGCAGCCAATTAAAATAAAGAACGTAAATGGATTGCCGAAAACATTGAAGGTTTCTTTTTCAAAAGCAACTATTCAAAACTGCATTGTACATCAAATTAGAAATTCTTTTTTAGTATTACCCATAACCATTATAAATTAG